Proteins encoded together in one Nocardioides marinisabuli window:
- a CDS encoding DUF4244 domain-containing protein, giving the protein MHHDPDHTQHPDDARPPDPTRGDDGITTAEYAVGTAAGAGLAGLLYAMLTGGFGDQLLTTLFDHVLGLLGIG; this is encoded by the coding sequence GTGCACCACGACCCCGACCACACCCAGCACCCCGACGACGCCCGGCCGCCCGACCCGACCCGCGGCGACGACGGCATCACCACCGCCGAGTACGCCGTCGGCACCGCTGCCGGCGCCGGCCTGGCCGGTCTGCTCTACGCGATGCTCACCGGCGGCTTCGGCGACCAGCTGCTCACCACCCTGTTCGACCACGTGCTCGGCCTGCTGGGCATCGGGTGA
- a CDS encoding TadE family type IV pilus minor pilin gives MTAELAMVLPLLLAVVVAMTWLLSVGLAQVRVVDAAREAARALARGDDQARAVALAAQVAPPGSRVAVARADGTVVVTVTGTVSGPGGLLAALPGAEVSAAATALEEQAP, from the coding sequence GTGACCGCCGAGCTGGCGATGGTGCTGCCGCTGCTGCTGGCCGTCGTGGTGGCGATGACCTGGCTGCTCAGCGTCGGCCTGGCCCAGGTCCGCGTCGTCGACGCGGCACGCGAGGCCGCCCGGGCCCTGGCCCGCGGCGACGACCAGGCCCGCGCGGTCGCGCTGGCGGCGCAGGTGGCGCCACCGGGCAGCCGGGTGGCGGTGGCCCGGGCCGACGGCACCGTCGTGGTCACCGTGACCGGCACGGTCAGCGGGCCGGGCGGGCTGCTCGCGGCGCTGCCGGGCGCCGAGGTGTCGGCGGCCGCGACGGCGCTGGAGGAGCAGGCACCGTGA
- a CDS encoding Rv3654c family TadE-like protein has protein sequence MTRPRARCGGRAVPDEAGAATVLGVALAGLLLLLGVALAELGAVVVAHRRAQAAADLAALAGATSRADGCLAADRVALANGAALTACTPEGSAVLVTVRVDAPPGLDRVLVIEARARAGPAP, from the coding sequence GTGACCCGCCCACGGGCCCGGTGCGGGGGCCGGGCCGTGCCCGACGAGGCCGGTGCCGCCACCGTGCTGGGCGTCGCCCTGGCCGGCCTGCTCCTGCTGCTCGGGGTCGCCCTCGCCGAGCTGGGCGCCGTGGTCGTCGCCCACCGCCGCGCCCAGGCCGCCGCCGACCTCGCCGCGCTGGCCGGCGCCACCAGCCGGGCCGACGGGTGCCTGGCCGCCGACCGGGTAGCCCTGGCCAACGGGGCGGCGCTCACCGCCTGCACGCCCGAGGGCAGCGCGGTGCTGGTCACCGTGCGCGTCGACGCCCCGCCGGGGCTCGACCGGGTGCTGGTCATCGAGGCCCGGGCCCGGGCCGGCCCGGCGCCCTGA
- a CDS encoding DEAD/DEAH box helicase encodes MRTPPGGVGDVVERLASLPSREGRLTHLERLPARPGRSTDWPGWADPGVVEAFAARGVARPWEHQVEAAEAAWAGRHVVVSTGTASGKSLAFQLPALTTLLGARGRRGQRGATTLYLAPTKALAQDQLASLRGLGLGLGVTTHDGDSTREQRDWARDHAEYVLTNPDMLHRSLLPGHEHWHHFWRTLRYVVVDECHHYRGVFGAHVAQVLRRLRRVCALHGSAPTFVLASATVAEPADAAGRLTGLPVHAVTDDASPRGSVALGLWEPPLTSYAGENGAPVRRAASSETADLLTDLVVEGVRTLAFVRSRRGAEQVALTTAGLLEEVDPALAGRVASYRGGYLPEERRAIEQQLRAGELLGLAATNALELGIDVSGLDAVLMAGFPGTRAALWQQVGRAGRGARDAAAVLVARDDPLDTYLVHHPEALFGRPVEASVFDVSNPYVLGPHLCAAAQEQALTEADLPLFGPTARAVLDQLVAAGLLRRRANGWFWTDRRRAADLADIRSAGGRPVQLVEAGTGRVVGTVDAGSAHGTAHPGAVYLHRGETYLVTSLDLEESVAVIERAEPDHSTSAREITDISVLAEREHTDWGRCRLSVGEVAVSHQVVSYLLRRQPGGEVVGEEPLDLPERTLRTTAVWWSVPDDVLEDSGIDPGDLPGAAHAAEHCSIGLLPLFATCDRWDIGGVSTARHPDTGVLTVFVHDGHPGGAGFAERGYRTARAWLGATREAIVSCECEAGCPSCIQSPKCGNQNNPLDKTGAARLLEVLLAEAGPATDAMA; translated from the coding sequence CTGCGGACGCCGCCGGGCGGCGTCGGCGACGTCGTCGAGCGACTCGCCTCCCTGCCCTCCCGCGAGGGCCGGTTGACGCACCTGGAGCGGCTCCCGGCGCGTCCGGGGCGCTCGACCGACTGGCCCGGCTGGGCCGACCCGGGGGTCGTGGAGGCCTTCGCCGCCCGGGGCGTGGCACGCCCCTGGGAGCACCAGGTCGAGGCCGCGGAGGCGGCGTGGGCCGGGCGGCACGTGGTGGTCTCGACGGGCACCGCCTCGGGCAAGTCGCTGGCCTTCCAGCTGCCGGCCCTGACCACCCTTCTGGGTGCCCGCGGCCGGCGCGGCCAGCGCGGGGCGACGACGCTCTACCTGGCGCCGACCAAGGCCCTGGCCCAGGACCAGCTGGCGTCGCTGCGCGGCCTCGGGCTGGGCCTGGGGGTGACCACCCACGACGGCGACTCGACCCGCGAGCAGCGCGACTGGGCGCGCGACCACGCGGAGTACGTGCTGACCAACCCCGACATGCTGCACCGCAGCCTGCTGCCCGGCCACGAGCACTGGCACCACTTCTGGCGCACGCTGCGCTACGTGGTCGTCGACGAGTGCCACCACTACCGGGGCGTCTTCGGCGCCCACGTGGCGCAGGTGCTGCGCCGGCTGCGCCGGGTCTGCGCCCTGCACGGCTCCGCACCCACCTTCGTGCTGGCCTCGGCGACGGTGGCCGAGCCCGCCGACGCCGCGGGCCGCCTGACCGGGCTGCCGGTGCACGCCGTGACCGACGACGCTTCCCCGCGCGGCTCGGTGGCCCTCGGGCTCTGGGAGCCCCCGCTGACGTCGTACGCCGGCGAGAACGGCGCGCCGGTGCGTCGCGCGGCGTCCTCCGAGACCGCCGACCTGCTCACCGACCTGGTCGTCGAGGGCGTGCGCACCCTGGCCTTCGTGCGCTCGAGGCGCGGCGCCGAGCAGGTCGCGCTGACCACCGCCGGGCTGCTCGAGGAAGTCGACCCCGCGCTCGCGGGCCGGGTGGCGTCCTACCGGGGCGGCTACCTGCCCGAGGAGCGCCGCGCGATCGAGCAGCAGCTGCGGGCCGGCGAGCTGCTGGGCCTGGCCGCCACCAACGCCCTCGAGCTCGGCATCGACGTCAGCGGGCTCGACGCGGTGCTGATGGCCGGCTTCCCCGGCACCCGGGCGGCGCTGTGGCAGCAGGTGGGCCGCGCGGGGCGCGGCGCCCGGGACGCGGCAGCGGTGCTGGTGGCGCGGGACGACCCGCTCGACACCTACCTGGTGCACCACCCGGAGGCGCTGTTCGGGCGACCGGTCGAGGCCAGCGTCTTCGACGTCTCGAACCCCTACGTGCTGGGCCCGCACCTGTGCGCCGCCGCGCAGGAGCAGGCCCTGACCGAGGCCGACCTGCCGCTCTTCGGCCCGACCGCCCGGGCGGTGCTCGACCAGCTGGTCGCCGCGGGGCTGCTGCGCCGCCGGGCCAACGGCTGGTTCTGGACCGACCGTCGCCGCGCGGCCGACCTCGCCGACATCCGCTCCGCGGGCGGGCGCCCGGTGCAGCTGGTCGAGGCCGGGACCGGCCGGGTCGTCGGCACCGTCGACGCGGGCAGCGCCCACGGCACCGCCCACCCCGGGGCGGTCTACCTGCACCGGGGCGAGACCTACCTGGTCACCTCGCTCGACCTGGAGGAGTCGGTGGCGGTCATCGAGCGTGCCGAGCCCGACCACTCCACCTCGGCCCGCGAGATCACCGACATCAGCGTGCTCGCCGAGCGCGAGCACACCGACTGGGGCCGGTGCCGGCTCTCGGTGGGCGAGGTGGCGGTGAGCCACCAGGTCGTCTCCTACCTGCTGCGCCGCCAGCCCGGGGGCGAGGTCGTCGGCGAGGAGCCGCTCGACCTGCCCGAGCGCACCCTGCGCACCACCGCGGTGTGGTGGAGCGTGCCCGACGACGTGCTCGAGGACAGCGGGATCGACCCCGGCGACCTGCCGGGGGCGGCACACGCGGCCGAGCACTGCTCGATCGGCCTGCTGCCGCTCTTCGCGACCTGCGACCGCTGGGACATCGGTGGCGTCTCCACCGCGCGGCACCCCGACACCGGGGTGCTGACCGTCTTCGTGCACGACGGCCACCCGGGCGGGGCCGGCTTCGCCGAGCGGGGCTACCGCACCGCCCGCGCGTGGCTGGGCGCGACCCGCGAGGCGATCGTGTCGTGCGAGTGCGAGGCCGGCTGCCCCTCGTGCATCCAGTCGCCCAAGTGCGGCAACCAGAACAACCCGCTCGACAAGACCGGGGCGGCCCGGTTGCTGGAGGTGCTGCTCGCCGAGGCCGGCCCGGCCACCGACGCGATGGCCTAG
- a CDS encoding anti-sigma factor antagonist → MDLTLATRDADGKTIVAVGGEIDVYTAPKLRDKITELVAAGVYDLVVDMEAVEFLDSTGLGVLVGGLKKVRAHDGSLQLVCTQDRLLKIFRITGLAKVFVIHESADDALAAN, encoded by the coding sequence GTGGACCTCACCCTTGCGACACGCGATGCCGATGGCAAGACCATCGTTGCGGTCGGCGGGGAGATCGACGTCTACACGGCTCCCAAGCTGCGTGACAAGATCACCGAGCTGGTCGCCGCCGGCGTCTACGACCTCGTCGTCGACATGGAGGCCGTCGAGTTCCTCGACTCCACCGGTCTCGGCGTGCTGGTGGGCGGGCTCAAGAAGGTCCGTGCCCACGACGGCTCGCTCCAGCTGGTCTGCACCCAGGACCGGTTGCTCAAGATCTTCCGGATCACCGGCCTGGCGAAGGTCTTCGTGATCCACGAGTCGGCCGACGACGCGCTCGCCGCCAACTGA
- a CDS encoding sodium-translocating pyrophosphatase yields the protein MTGFAPAVVDVTGGNLVLVIVVALIALGALAMAAMFRQEVLAAGEGTDNMKTIARAVQEGANAYLTRQFRTLAIFAAIAFFALLLLPADDAVVRIFRSVAFLGGAGFSAAVGYLGMSLAVQANLRVAAAAETQGRDPAMHIGFRTGATVGMLTVGLGLLGASLVVIFFQDNAPKVLEGFGFGAALLAMFMRVGGGIFTKAADVGADLVGKVEQNIPEDDPRNAATIADNVGDNVGDCAGMAADLFESYAVTLVAALILGSQAFGDKGLVYPLLIPAIGALTAVAGVYLTQPRAGESGLKTINRAFYLSAGIGAVGSVLLSFVYLPGDWASLGVDVSAEASPRVFASVSVVIGIVLAAAILSLTGYFTGTEHRPVKDVGKTSMTGAATVILSGLAVGFESAVYTALVIGAAVFGAALIGGQVALFGVALAGCGLLTTVGVIVAMDTFGPVSDNAQGIAEMSGDVSPEGAQILTELDAVGNTTKAITKGIAIATAVLAASALFASYTQDAFEKFAEVANDADISPFFEGFWVFDAKVLVGALLGASVVFLFSGLAINAVGRAAGAVVYEVRRQFREIPGIMEGTGRPEYGKVVDIVTRDSLRELATPGILAILAPIAVGFGLGVAPLAGFLAGAIATGTLMAVFLANAGGAWDNAKKLVEDGHHGGKGSPAHEATVIGDTVGDPFKDTAGPAINPLLKVMNLVSLLIVAAIVDLSYGEGENDVVRILIAIVAAGGIAVAVYISKQRPTVMGEEEPAVAAPPVGGTPPGGPTT from the coding sequence ATGACGGGATTCGCTCCCGCTGTCGTGGACGTCACCGGTGGGAACCTCGTCCTGGTCATCGTCGTCGCACTGATCGCGCTCGGCGCGCTCGCGATGGCGGCGATGTTCAGGCAAGAGGTCCTAGCCGCCGGTGAGGGCACCGACAACATGAAGACCATCGCCCGCGCGGTCCAGGAAGGAGCCAACGCCTACCTGACCCGCCAGTTCCGGACCCTCGCGATCTTCGCGGCCATCGCGTTCTTCGCGCTGCTGCTGCTGCCGGCCGACGACGCCGTGGTGCGGATCTTCCGCTCCGTGGCCTTCCTCGGTGGCGCGGGGTTCTCCGCGGCCGTGGGCTACCTCGGCATGAGCCTGGCCGTGCAGGCCAACCTGCGCGTGGCCGCCGCCGCCGAGACGCAGGGTCGCGACCCGGCGATGCACATCGGCTTCCGCACCGGCGCGACCGTCGGCATGCTGACCGTCGGTCTCGGCCTGCTGGGCGCGAGCCTCGTGGTGATCTTCTTCCAGGACAACGCACCCAAGGTGCTGGAGGGCTTCGGCTTCGGCGCCGCCCTGCTGGCGATGTTCATGCGTGTCGGTGGCGGCATCTTCACCAAGGCCGCCGACGTGGGTGCCGACCTGGTCGGCAAGGTCGAGCAGAACATCCCCGAGGACGACCCGCGCAACGCCGCGACCATCGCCGACAACGTCGGTGACAACGTGGGCGACTGCGCCGGCATGGCCGCCGACCTCTTCGAGTCCTACGCCGTGACCCTGGTCGCCGCGCTGATCCTCGGCTCGCAGGCCTTCGGCGACAAGGGCCTGGTCTACCCGCTGCTGATCCCCGCCATCGGTGCGCTGACCGCGGTCGCGGGCGTCTACCTGACCCAGCCCCGTGCCGGCGAGAGCGGCCTGAAGACGATCAACCGGGCCTTCTACCTCTCGGCCGGCATCGGCGCGGTCGGCTCGGTGCTGCTGTCCTTCGTCTACCTGCCCGGCGACTGGGCCTCCCTCGGCGTCGACGTGAGCGCCGAGGCCAGCCCGCGGGTCTTCGCCTCGGTCTCGGTGGTGATCGGCATCGTGCTGGCCGCCGCGATCCTCTCGCTGACCGGCTACTTCACCGGCACCGAGCACCGCCCGGTCAAGGACGTCGGCAAGACCTCGATGACCGGCGCCGCCACGGTGATCCTCTCCGGCCTCGCGGTCGGCTTCGAGTCGGCCGTCTACACCGCGCTGGTCATCGGCGCCGCCGTCTTCGGTGCCGCGCTCATCGGCGGGCAGGTGGCCCTCTTCGGCGTCGCGCTGGCCGGCTGCGGCCTGCTCACCACCGTCGGCGTCATCGTCGCGATGGACACCTTCGGGCCGGTCTCCGACAACGCGCAGGGCATCGCCGAGATGTCCGGCGACGTCAGCCCCGAGGGCGCGCAGATCCTCACCGAGCTCGACGCGGTCGGCAACACGACCAAGGCGATCACCAAGGGCATCGCGATCGCGACCGCCGTGCTGGCCGCCAGCGCGCTGTTCGCCTCCTACACCCAGGACGCCTTCGAGAAGTTCGCCGAGGTCGCCAACGACGCGGACATCAGCCCGTTCTTCGAGGGCTTCTGGGTCTTCGACGCCAAGGTCCTCGTCGGCGCGCTGCTCGGCGCCAGCGTGGTCTTCCTGTTCTCGGGCCTGGCCATCAACGCCGTCGGACGGGCCGCGGGCGCGGTCGTCTACGAGGTGCGCCGCCAGTTCCGCGAGATCCCCGGGATCATGGAGGGCACCGGTCGCCCGGAGTACGGCAAGGTCGTCGACATCGTCACCCGCGACTCGCTGCGCGAGCTGGCCACGCCCGGCATCCTCGCGATCCTGGCGCCGATCGCGGTCGGGTTCGGGCTCGGTGTCGCCCCGCTGGCCGGCTTCCTGGCCGGTGCGATCGCCACCGGCACGCTGATGGCGGTCTTCCTGGCCAACGCCGGCGGCGCCTGGGACAACGCCAAGAAGCTCGTCGAGGACGGCCACCACGGCGGCAAGGGCTCGCCGGCCCACGAGGCGACCGTCATCGGCGACACCGTCGGCGACCCGTTCAAGGACACCGCCGGCCCGGCCATCAACCCGCTGCTCAAGGTGATGAACCTGGTCTCGCTGCTGATCGTGGCCGCGATCGTCGACCTCTCCTACGGCGAGGGCGAGAACGACGTGGTGCGCATCCTCATCGCGATCGTCGCCGCCGGCGGCATCGCGGTGGCCGTCTACATCTCCAAGCAGCGCCCCACGGTGATGGGCGAGGAGGAGCCGGCCGTGGCTGCTCCGCCGGTCGGCGGCACCCCGCCGGGCGGTCCCACCACCTGA